Proteins co-encoded in one Hymenobacter swuensis DY53 genomic window:
- a CDS encoding 3'-5' exonuclease family protein: MRYISLDLETSGGNPLRHQILELAAVVEDTRHLRPLPELPYFRRVVQHPELTGTAGALALNAGLLQELARKEPNPELCTPQELLPQLRGFLLAQGFKSDKKDCVAVTMAGKNIASFDLGFLRELPGYGTLMRAEPAMLDPAAFYLNWRKDTRLPTMQICKARAGFEDTTVAHQALADALDVVQLLRPFYALPVYQQVPANGKEE; the protein is encoded by the coding sequence ATGCGCTATATTTCCCTCGACCTTGAAACCTCTGGCGGCAACCCGCTGCGCCACCAGATCCTGGAACTGGCCGCCGTGGTGGAAGATACCCGCCACCTGAGGCCGCTGCCGGAACTGCCATATTTCCGGCGGGTGGTGCAGCACCCGGAGCTGACCGGTACGGCCGGCGCACTGGCCCTAAATGCCGGCTTGCTGCAGGAGTTGGCCCGAAAAGAGCCCAATCCCGAACTATGCACGCCCCAAGAGCTGCTGCCGCAACTGCGGGGGTTTCTGCTGGCCCAGGGCTTTAAGTCAGACAAAAAAGACTGCGTAGCCGTGACAATGGCCGGCAAGAACATTGCGTCGTTTGACCTGGGTTTCCTGCGTGAATTGCCCGGTTACGGCACCCTGATGCGCGCCGAGCCCGCCATGCTCGACCCGGCCGCCTTCTACCTCAACTGGCGCAAAGACACACGCCTGCCCACCATGCAGATCTGCAAGGCCCGCGCTGGTTTCGAGGATACTACGGTAGCCCACCAGGCCTTGGCCGACGCGCTGGATGTGGTGCAGTTGCTAAGGCCGTTTTACGCTTTACCCGTGTACCAGCAAGTGCCGGCCAACGGAAAAGAAGAATAA
- a CDS encoding TPM domain-containing protein: MKHLFHFSLRRSWLLAACLLLLQLAALAQNVPPRPNPPRLVNDLAGLLRPDEVAQLERKLVAYNDSTSSQIAVVTIPTLGDYEIAGYAQQLYETWGIGQKNNNNGVLILIAKQERKVRIQPGYGLEGAIPDALAKRIITSTLTPAFKENRYYEGLDRATDQLIALAKGEYKADPATQPRSRRSSSDDSGGGWMFWVVIGALLLIILLRNRGGGSSGGRRNRGFGGAMIPPIIFGDFSGGRGVFGGGGGGFGGGGGGGGFGGFGGGSSGGGGASGDW, encoded by the coding sequence ATGAAGCACCTGTTCCATTTTTCGCTCCGACGGAGCTGGCTACTGGCAGCCTGTCTGTTGCTGCTGCAACTAGCGGCTCTGGCCCAGAACGTGCCGCCCCGCCCCAACCCGCCCCGCCTGGTCAACGACCTAGCGGGCCTGCTGCGCCCTGATGAAGTGGCTCAGCTGGAGCGCAAGCTGGTGGCTTACAACGACTCCACCTCGTCGCAGATTGCGGTGGTGACCATTCCCACACTCGGCGACTACGAAATTGCCGGTTATGCCCAACAGCTCTACGAGACGTGGGGTATCGGCCAGAAAAACAACAACAACGGCGTCCTGATTCTTATTGCCAAGCAGGAACGCAAAGTCCGGATTCAGCCCGGCTACGGCCTGGAAGGAGCCATTCCGGACGCCTTGGCCAAGCGCATTATCACCAGTACGCTTACGCCGGCCTTCAAGGAAAACCGCTATTACGAAGGACTTGACCGCGCCACCGACCAGCTCATTGCACTGGCCAAAGGCGAATACAAAGCCGACCCCGCTACTCAGCCCCGCTCCCGTCGCTCCTCCTCGGACGACAGCGGCGGGGGCTGGATGTTCTGGGTGGTTATCGGGGCGTTGCTACTGATTATCCTGCTCCGAAACCGGGGCGGCGGCAGCTCAGGCGGCCGGCGCAACCGGGGCTTCGGCGGCGCCATGATTCCGCCCATTATCTTCGGCGACTTCAGCGGCGGCCGGGGCGTATTCGGCGGTGGCGGTGGCGGATTTGGCGGTGGCGGTGGCGGGGGCGGCTTCGGCGGTTTCGGGGGCGGTAGCTCCGGCGGCGGCGGTGCCTCCGGCGACTGGTAA
- a CDS encoding TPM domain-containing protein gives MTNPLSSEQEAALVAAIRQAELRTSGEIRVHLEDTCPTPEPLDRAAQVFAELGMHRTAQRNGVLFYLAWQSRQFAVIGDTGINSAVPDDFWETAKENVLQHFRTEKYVDGLEQGIRLVGEQLRRYFPYDAKTDQNELDDSISFGDSATKRP, from the coding sequence ATGACTAACCCCCTCTCTTCTGAGCAGGAAGCAGCATTGGTAGCGGCCATCCGGCAGGCCGAGCTGCGTACTTCCGGCGAAATTCGCGTACACCTAGAAGACACCTGTCCTACGCCCGAGCCTCTAGACCGCGCCGCCCAGGTGTTTGCGGAGCTGGGCATGCACCGGACGGCTCAGCGCAACGGCGTGCTGTTTTACCTGGCCTGGCAGAGCCGGCAGTTCGCCGTTATCGGCGACACGGGCATTAATTCTGCCGTACCCGATGACTTCTGGGAAACTGCCAAGGAGAATGTGTTGCAGCATTTTCGGACCGAGAAATACGTGGATGGCCTAGAGCAAGGCATCCGGCTGGTAGGCGAGCAGCTGCGCCGCTACTTTCCCTACGACGCCAAAACCGACCAGAACGAGCTGGACGACTCCATCTCCTTTGGCGATTCGGCTACCAAACGCCCATGA
- a CDS encoding LemA family protein encodes MKRFLLYFAGLVLLLTQSSCGYNSMVSKDQAVKAQVGNVQSAYQRRSDLIPNLVNTVKGAANFEKSTLTEVIEARAKATSVQLNADNLTPENLKQFQEAQSQVSAGLGRLLAVSENYPELKANANFQELQAQIEGTENRINVERNKLNTLTNDYNGYIKSFPNNLFAGMFGFAEKPYFAADAAAQKAPTVQF; translated from the coding sequence ATGAAACGTTTTCTGCTCTATTTCGCTGGCCTGGTATTGCTGCTCACGCAATCCTCGTGCGGCTACAACTCCATGGTGTCCAAAGACCAAGCGGTAAAAGCCCAGGTGGGTAACGTGCAGAGTGCCTATCAGCGCCGCTCCGACCTAATTCCGAACCTGGTAAACACCGTAAAAGGCGCCGCCAACTTTGAGAAATCAACTCTGACGGAGGTAATCGAGGCTCGAGCCAAAGCTACCAGCGTGCAGTTGAACGCCGATAACCTGACCCCCGAAAACCTGAAGCAGTTCCAGGAAGCCCAGTCGCAGGTGAGTGCCGGCCTGGGTCGTTTGCTGGCCGTATCGGAAAACTACCCTGAGTTGAAAGCCAACGCCAACTTCCAGGAGCTGCAGGCCCAGATTGAGGGTACTGAGAACCGCATAAATGTGGAGCGCAACAAGCTCAACACGCTTACCAACGACTACAACGGGTACATTAAGAGCTTCCCGAATAACCTGTTTGCGGGCATGTTCGGTTTCGCCGAGAAGCCCTACTTCGCTGCCGACGCAGCAGCCCAGAAAGCGCCAACCGTTCAGTTTTAA
- a CDS encoding sugar phosphate nucleotidyltransferase produces MKAVIPVAGIGSRLRPHTHTQPKTLVPVAGNTILGHIIDRLVEAGVQEFVFIIGYLGEKVEQYVRKQYPELRSTFVVQEPREGIAHALWLAREQFRHEADGILIMLGDTIVDVDLPAMMRTPGNVLAVKEVKTPSMFGLVETSTNGRVTKVVEKPRIPKSNYAMVGLYKIANADWLASALERIVEQDQRTHGEFQLTDALMLMIQDGAEMTTASVDNWFDCGRKESLLEANARLLNRPEFLKRREYPEFPDTIIIPPVSIGKDCQISGSIIGPNVAIGDRTIVKNTILTDSIIGSYSELRSAVMHDCIVGSDALFRGTRHSLNIGDNTEIDYS; encoded by the coding sequence ATGAAAGCAGTTATTCCCGTAGCCGGTATCGGCTCCCGTTTACGTCCGCACACGCACACCCAGCCCAAAACCCTGGTTCCCGTTGCCGGCAACACTATTCTGGGTCACATTATTGATCGGCTGGTAGAAGCCGGCGTGCAGGAGTTTGTGTTCATCATCGGCTACCTGGGCGAGAAAGTGGAGCAGTACGTGCGCAAGCAGTACCCCGAGCTGCGGAGCACATTTGTGGTACAGGAACCGCGCGAAGGCATTGCCCACGCCCTCTGGCTGGCCCGGGAGCAGTTCCGCCACGAAGCCGATGGTATCCTGATCATGCTCGGCGACACGATTGTGGACGTGGACCTGCCCGCCATGATGCGCACGCCCGGCAACGTGCTGGCCGTGAAGGAAGTGAAAACACCCTCCATGTTCGGGTTGGTGGAAACTTCTACTAATGGCCGCGTGACAAAGGTGGTGGAGAAGCCGCGCATCCCGAAGTCGAACTACGCCATGGTGGGCCTCTACAAGATTGCCAACGCCGACTGGCTGGCCTCGGCCCTGGAGCGCATTGTGGAGCAGGACCAGCGCACCCACGGCGAGTTTCAGCTCACGGATGCGCTGATGCTCATGATTCAGGACGGGGCCGAAATGACCACGGCCTCGGTGGATAACTGGTTTGACTGCGGCCGTAAGGAAAGCCTGCTGGAAGCCAATGCCCGCCTGCTCAACCGCCCCGAGTTCCTGAAGCGCCGCGAGTACCCCGAGTTTCCCGATACCATCATCATCCCGCCCGTCAGCATCGGCAAGGACTGCCAGATTAGCGGGTCCATCATCGGCCCCAACGTAGCCATCGGCGACCGGACCATCGTCAAGAACACCATCCTGACCGACTCCATCATCGGCTCTTACTCGGAGCTGCGCTCCGCCGTGATGCACGACTGCATCGTGGGCTCCGACGCCCTGTTCCGTGGCACCCGCCACAGCCTCAACATCGGCGACAACACGGAAATCGACTACAGCTAG
- a CDS encoding DUF4272 domain-containing protein, with the protein MFDSLRKLFGSAANKATDQQPASLIQEETMTDEFRQRVKTESEAKVLALDGRICDWLPLLDAPEIRGIEGIRARMSVLNALINISFQAPVAVIEKWLTQENLLAYLSPDEAAILTKTNKQLTEQELANLRWNLESLWAMMWATQMVSELDPVKWCGDNMASLLPNLEQGQTNEKLTGLQNLRSAAELYRMLDFYYRLHWYCVDERLHGRAANVSESLVYERRKALEWIYNNQYEWDDVEMST; encoded by the coding sequence ATGTTTGATTCCCTGAGAAAACTGTTTGGCTCTGCGGCCAACAAAGCCACCGACCAGCAACCGGCCTCGCTTATACAAGAGGAGACCATGACGGATGAGTTTCGCCAGCGAGTTAAAACGGAATCTGAGGCGAAAGTGCTGGCTCTTGATGGGCGAATCTGTGACTGGCTACCGCTTCTGGACGCGCCAGAAATACGCGGAATAGAAGGGATAAGGGCGCGCATGAGTGTGCTGAACGCACTTATCAATATTTCTTTTCAGGCGCCCGTAGCTGTCATTGAAAAGTGGCTTACGCAGGAGAACTTGCTGGCCTATCTGTCGCCGGATGAGGCTGCTATATTGACAAAGACCAATAAGCAGCTGACGGAGCAGGAGCTAGCGAACCTGCGCTGGAATCTGGAAAGCCTGTGGGCCATGATGTGGGCCACGCAAATGGTATCTGAACTGGACCCTGTAAAGTGGTGCGGCGACAATATGGCGTCGTTGTTACCTAACCTGGAACAGGGGCAAACCAACGAGAAACTAACAGGACTGCAGAACCTAAGATCAGCGGCTGAGCTATACCGAATGCTGGACTTTTACTATCGTCTGCATTGGTATTGCGTGGATGAGCGGCTACACGGTCGGGCCGCCAATGTATCAGAATCTTTGGTGTATGAGCGGCGGAAAGCACTGGAGTGGATTTACAACAATCAGTATGAGTGGGATGATGTAGAAATGAGCACTTAG